The window aaaaaacTCATTCGTATCAGAACAGTCCCTGTGAAGTTCCACTTGGAGTTGGATGGTTCTGATCAGGCATGATTACTATTTACTATTATCATAACTCACACTGACGATGATTGATCAAGGTGTCTTCTTTTTGAGTTATACATCGATTCATCTTCGCTCGCGCTTCTATTTGAAGTCCTCTCCATTTGTCTTCTTTTCGACCGGCTTTTcacttcctcttccttctcatcAACAAATGTGAGAAACGTTTGAACGCGCGTGGACCTGGAGCTACCGGTAGTGACCAGTTCCTCAGTGTTGTGCTTGCTGAACTGGTGCAGCATCATGCAGAAATATATAGCGAGTGCAAGGAAGCAAGCTGCACCACAGATAACAAAGAGTCCCCAGAAGCTTCTGAGTTGAAGCCTATCGACTTGCAGCTTTGCGCCTTGTGAGgcacaaggagttctcataagCCATTTATCATGGATCCTTTGTAGATCCCCGTTCTCCGACAGCTTCAAAAGTGCAGTAGACAGGTCCACTGCTAAAGGCGAGTCCCTTGCAAAAGCCTGAATAGAAATGAGCAACGAATTGTTGTCAGATCGTAATCTGTATGATTGTTCAacaaatttatgtttgaatATGTGGTATAGATTGAAAATTTGATAACAATACATGTCAGACTCTATGAATAAAAGATAACTTACAAATCCCCAACCGGTTTTGGTGAATTCTTGACCTACAACACTGAAATCACATCTGCTCGAGAGGAAAACTTCTATGTAAGCACGCTCGTCAATCACTGCAGCAACACCACCTTTATGGGGACCAGCTTTCAAGGCTTTGGCATAGTCGTCTGGCATGATAAGAGGAACGAGTCTGGACTCATCAACGTTGAGTTCGTCAACTAGATAATTCCGGGCAAATGAACCTTGCTGGTAGCCAATGGGAGCGTTGCTTGAAAGCAAAGCGTGAATGCCCTTGATGGAGGAAGAAAGCTGTTGCACTGTAAGGATTGAGGTCAAACTTGCAGTGTAGCTTGAGTTGATTATAAGAACAACGAACAGCCATACTATTAGCACTAAGCGACCGAGGGTGCTGACTGTATTTTCTCCTGCACAAGATCCCAACCCAAAAAAGAACAATACGAGTAGATTAGCACAAGCCGAAGCTGCTATTAACCCATGGTTGCTAAAAATCTATGGAATTAGTTTGAATTTACTCACTGTGCGCAAAGAACCAAGTCGAAAAGCTAAACCTGCAGAAGGAAATCACAAATTGTAAGTGAATTTGGATTTATAATACATCAAGATAAAACTCCTAACATAAATGATGAGAAATGAGCACCAAATGtctttaaacaaaacaaaaaattataaggtTTGCCAACGTAGAATGCGATCACATGATATGGTTCTTAGCTACTCACCACAGAATAGTGACAAATTGTTTTTTAGGAGCCCCCCGAAAATCATCATTATGCCTGTGCTCTAAAATCCAAACAGCTGTTCCAACAATGAGAAAGAAGGCGGCCGTCACACCCCACATCATGGGATTGAATGGCCTCAGGAAAGCCCAAGGATTTGAATTCAATGTTGGTTTAACAGGTGCAACTACTACTAGCCCAGATTCGATATATGGCTGGGTAAAATCCGCCATCCTTGTTCGGTTGGTGATGATTGCAATGTCACCTATTGCTCCATCGTATTCCTATATAAAACAAGAAACAGGGCAATCAGAAAAAACATTCACCTCCTAAGTTTTAAGAAATATTCTGTATACAATGATACTCACACCCGTTTGGATTTTGTGCACAAGCTCAGTGACGCTTGGATTCTTATGGCCATCACCAAAGGGAATCAGTTTGTATGGAACAGCATAGGGCAACAAGTTCAACGCAGCAGTAAAAACATCAATGGAGTATCCTGTGAACATGTCATTGCCTTCTGTGTATGAAACAAATTCACGAAAACTAACACGTTTTGGGACTCCAATCCTCAAGTGCCTTCCGTTGTTTGGAAACACCCAACCACGAGGCTTCTGTGTTGTTTGTCCAGGCCAAATTACACTGTACAGTTTATCACTTGAATTGGAATGATTTGGTGGCTTTGTGTAAAGTGTTTCTGGACGCACAACTGATAATCCCGAAAAATTGGACCAATAACCAATCGTCCTAATCCCTGTTCCAATCACATTTATTATCTCAAATGCAGGATGAATGAGGTCCTTTTTTGGAGTAAACTTCATCGGGCCAGATACACCAGTCATATTAACCTGCAAAATGTTTTTCATCAACAGAT of the Pyrus communis chromosome 1, drPyrComm1.1, whole genome shotgun sequence genome contains:
- the LOC137734150 gene encoding glutamate receptor 3.6-like; protein product: MVEQLTMSIVWLLVLMIFCNGLASNGASTTNVSTRPDVVNVGAIFSFDTIIGKVAKVAIEAAVEDVNSDPSVLGGTKMIVTKQDSNYSGLLGIIEALRFMEKDTIAIIGPQNAVTAHVISHIANELQVPLVSFSVTDPTLSALQFPFFVRSTQNDLYQMAAIAEMVDYYGWREVIALYVDDDHGRNGITALANTLAEKRCKISYKAPLVLDSNRDNITDVLVKVALTESRIIVLHAYGSWGPLVFDVAKYLGMMGTGYVWIATSWLSTLIDTASPLPSGMMDDMQGVLTLRMYTPETELKRKFVSRWSNLTSGQTSKGPIGLNAYGLYAYDTVWLLAHAINAFFDQGGNVSFSNDSRLTQLRGGDLNLDAMSIFNGGNLLMKNILQVNMTGVSGPMKFTPKKDLIHPAFEIINVIGTGIRTIGYWSNFSGLSVVRPETLYTKPPNHSNSSDKLYSVIWPGQTTQKPRGWVFPNNGRHLRIGVPKRVSFREFVSYTEGNDMFTGYSIDVFTAALNLLPYAVPYKLIPFGDGHKNPSVTELVHKIQTGEYDGAIGDIAIITNRTRMADFTQPYIESGLVVVAPVKPTLNSNPWAFLRPFNPMMWGVTAAFFLIVGTAVWILEHRHNDDFRGAPKKQFVTILWFSFSTWFFAHRENTVSTLGRLVLIVWLFVVLIINSSYTASLTSILTVQQLSSSIKGIHALLSSNAPIGYQQGSFARNYLVDELNVDESRLVPLIMPDDYAKALKAGPHKGGVAAVIDERAYIEVFLSSRCDFSVVGQEFTKTGWGFAFARDSPLAVDLSTALLKLSENGDLQRIHDKWLMRTPCASQGAKLQVDRLQLRSFWGLFVICGAACFLALAIYFCMMLHQFSKHNTEELVTTGSSRSTRVQTFLTFVDEKEEEVKSRSKRRQMERTSNRSASEDESMYNSKRRHLDQSSSV